The Coccidioides posadasii str. Silveira chromosome 2, complete sequence genomic interval GTCACTCGAGTAATCCAGTACAAGCCTGGTTAGAAGCTGTTGAAGCTGCTCTCTCGAAAAGCAACAAAAACAACAGCCTCAAGTATCAGCCACAAAGTTTCGTTGCCCGGCCACACAATGCGAGCTGTGGCACAGCAAAACTGGAGATGACATAATCGGCGGTAACTTAGTTACATCATGTGGTTTCAAAGGCACCATTCCAGTTCGGTGAGGGGACGGAGTTGCAAGGAAGCACTCGAGTCGCTCTTCATtcgtttattttccttttcgtTTTCGTTAGGCACCGTATTCGAGGATACCTTAAGCCACCGGTTCAGTCCACATCATGTCCTTCGATCGTCTTTCGTCGCTAGAAGCCGGAGCTTCTTCTGGTGGACCAGGTATTGGTGCATCATACCATGATGATCCCGACTTCCAGCGCTTGACGGAGTCTCTGTCAAATCAATTATTTACATTGACTTCAAACATATCCCGACTGTCAAACCAGATTGGTCTACTTGGAACAAAGCGTGATACCGAGCGGGTTCGAGAAAGAATACATAATCTGTTAGAGGAAACCCGGGATGGATTTCGAGTAGTTGGCGAAGGGGTGAAGAAGGTTCAGACATGGGAGGATATAACTGTAAGCATCAATCTCCTTCTCGAACCTATGCAAAGACCGCTAGTAACGGGGTTTGGTGCCCGCAGCCTGCGCAGAAATGGACACAGCAGAAACTGTCGTCGGAATTCAAGTCAACTCTTGAAGAATTCCAATCCGTTCAACGCCGCGCCCTCGAAAAACAGCGCGCCTCTGCAGCGGCTGCACGGTCAGCTCTTGAGGAAACTGCTGCCGTTGAATCGCCCCAGGAAGGACAATCTCTTCAGCAATTACAGGAGCAACAACCGCGGCTTGCTTCTCAGGAAGAAGTTGATTTCCAGGATGCTCTGATTATCGAGCGCGAGGCAGAGATTAGGAATATCGAACAGAGTGTGGGCGAACTGAATGAGCTATTCCGTGACGTCGCCCACATTGTCCGAGAACAAGGAGGGCAGCTAGACTTAATCAGTGAGAACGTGGAGCGAACGAGGGATGATACGCGTGGTGCTGATAGGGAACTACGAAGTGCTAGCAGGTATCAGAAAAACGCGAGGAATAAAGCTTGCTGCCTTCTGCTTATCCTAGCGATTGTCCTAGTCATTATCGTCCTTGCTGTGACCCTCGGATGATACGCTGAAGCATTTCCCCGGGGCCGCCAGTGTTGTATGGTTATATGGGTTCGGCGCTTGCTTTATGATTCCCTCTCAGTTGGTCATCGTTCTCAGCTTATGATAATAGCAGTGTATTGTTATGATTGGTCGAAGTTCTTTATACATTTGGTGTTACATATCATACAATATCTTTCCTAGTTTCtcataataataaataataatcaTACATGCCTTGTTTTATGTCATGAGCAGTGACTTTCTGCTGCGAGGATATAGCCACTGGGATATTCATGATAGCCCCAAAAAACGGCCAATCCTCATTTTCCACCCTTCCAATGAGTTCAGCTTTGGGCGGACATCCAGGTAAAAACTCAGCTTTCCGTCTGGACCACTAGTACCCAATCCTAAGCCGCCCCCAGATTTCCCCTGGTAAAAGTCGATAACGTATTCGACTCTTTCACCACCGCATCTCTCTACCACCCAATCATGGCGGTCAAATGGAAGCTGGTAGCCTAATAGGCCATTTAATCTCGCTCTCGGGCTCAAAAATTGAGTTTCCGTGCCTAATCCTCGGAATGAATATAGTTTTGGGCCACCACATTTTCGACTTCCCGGGTCCGAAGTAGGTGCCCGAGATTCCCAGGAGAGGATTTCTAGCCAAGCCCGTTCGTTGACGGCATTGTGGATTGGTATTATTGATGCTACAGAAGTAGCAAGTTCTTTGGCGGACGTTGTAGACGTGAGAGTTCCTTTACGCATTAAGGCTTCAAAAAACTGGCGTTCAGACGGATAGACCCAGTTGCCCGTGGTTTGGTCATGGCCTGTTTCACTTTCGGAATTTGAAGGAGCAGAGTGTGACGCAGCTGAAGATGACTGCTGGGCATATGGCGAAGGAAGTTGAGATGGCGGTCTTTGTTCGGAATGGCCGGATAAGGCTCGTGGGATACTGCTAACCTCCCTGTCTGTGGAAAGGGGTCTGTGCTTCACTTGTGGTGAATTTGAGTCAGTGGACGACGGCTCTGGGGCGGGATTCGTGGATTTCTCGGATGTTGAAAGCCAGGCGGCACGGGCCTTATGATCGACCGGGCACGATGAAATTTCCTCGGGGTTGGGGCGTGGAGGAGGACTTGGTGCCTGGCTTTTTGAGAGCCAGACTTCGCGAGCTTTGTGGTCGACAGGACACGATGCCGCTGGTGGAGCGGCGGTGCTCTCCGTCGAAGACGGCGTACTAGCACCAGCTCCCATGATGACAGCTCAAAATATCATGCCAAACAGTCCATTGAAAGGTTGAGGATCATGTTTGTCATTGTTCAGAGATCGCTCAGCTTCGAATGCTTTTCGTCCCTCGCGCGAACAAAAGTTGCTCCCGCTGTCAGTTGCAAGTCCCAGCCACTTATGTGGCTAATAAGCTAACCTATCCCAGTTAAATGTTATCCCGATACTCGGTAACGGATTATAGATTATCCGTGCCAAGCTGGACCGGACCTCACGGGATCTCCCAGCCGGACCAGACGTTAACCACTTGGCAAACCAACAGTATCAATCGCTGGCTCCCGGACAGGACTGTTCAACAGTCATTGCAGTTTTGTTTTAGGCTTGGGTGCAGTGCTTGGGACCATCCTTCAAAGTGGCTAAATCAAAGTCCAGTTCCTAACAGGGTACCCCAAGGCAATCAACATTGCATTGCTTCTGCCTGTGTCAACATAATGATGTTTGTACCCACATCCTGGCAACCCTGGAGCTGATAGAATTGACCTTATCGGAAATGTGGCCATCTCCTGTGGGATATTTTTGTCAAACTAATCGTCCAGGTCCATGTGCATGTTGGAGTAGCCGCAGATATGCTGGTACATAGAACATCCTATTCTAAACAAATCCATGCCGAATCGGCTGTTGACAGCAGGGAACTGTTGCTCTGCTGCCAGGCaggaaggccatcaaagtGACGAGATATCCCTTTCCGGATGACAATTGAAACGTAAATCGTTAG includes:
- the CYT2 gene encoding Cytochrome c1 heme lyase (EggNog:ENOG410PK4M~COG:C,O~BUSCO:10720at33183); the protein is MGAGASTPSSTESTAAPPAASCPVDHKAREVWLSKSQAPSPPPRPNPEEISSCPVDHKARAAWLSTSEKSTNPAPEPSSTDSNSPQVKHRPLSTDREVSSIPRALSGHSEQRPPSQLPSPYAQQSSSAASHSAPSNSESETGHDQTTGNWVYPSERQFFEALMRKGTLTSTTSAKELATSVASIIPIHNAVNERAWLEILSWESRAPTSDPGSRKCGGPKLYSFRGLGTETQFLSPRARLNGLLGYQLPFDRHDWVVERCGGERVEYVIDFYQGKSGGGLGLGTSGPDGKLSFYLDVRPKLNSLEGWKMRIGRFLGLS
- a CDS encoding uncharacterized protein (EggNog:ENOG410PK1B~COG:U~TransMembrane:1 (i250-270o)~BUSCO:13835at33183); this encodes MSFDRLSSLEAGASSGGPGIGASYHDDPDFQRLTESLSNQLFTLTSNISRLSNQIGLLGTKRDTERVRERIHNLLEETRDGFRVVGEGVKKVQTWEDITPAQKWTQQKLSSEFKSTLEEFQSVQRRALEKQRASAAAARSALEETAAVESPQEGQSLQQLQEQQPRLASQEEVDFQDALIIEREAEIRNIEQSVGELNELFRDVAHIVREQGGQLDLISENVERTRDDTRGADRELRSASRYQKNARNKACCLLLILAIVLVIIVLAVTLG